The following are encoded together in the Halorubrum lacusprofundi ATCC 49239 genome:
- a CDS encoding RNA-guided endonuclease InsQ/TnpB family protein, producing MANLTVTRTYVGSIQNHQQICDGLDSLGDSASKIWNVARWTADRIWDATGEIPNGSVLKSCMKNQSCWKDLNAQSSQKVIEELSDAFQSWFDLRHKSSEANPPGYRKHGDTRPRSTVTFKEDGFKHDPENNRVRLSKGSNLKEYWSDFLLCEYQTRPDIDLSEVNRVQNVRAVWNGDEWELHFVCKVELETNDSAGDEVAGIDLGIKNIATVAFPDEYVLYPGNSLKEDKHYFKRAEYDTEGENGPSEKSMWARRKLADRETHFYHVLSDTIITECVERGVGTLAVSWPEEVRESDWGKTGNKKLHSWAFDRIYQYLAYKGEIHGVEVLKENEWNTSKTCSNCGDDTKENRVERGLYVCSSCGLVGNADCNGAENMRQKITPSPHGEDRSNGCVAQPSTYLFDRESGTFHTREQAVS from the coding sequence ATGGCGAATCTCACCGTCACGCGCACCTACGTTGGTTCTATCCAGAACCACCAACAGATCTGTGATGGTCTGGATTCGCTCGGGGATTCCGCCTCGAAAATCTGGAACGTCGCACGATGGACAGCCGACCGTATCTGGGACGCAACCGGTGAGATCCCGAACGGTAGTGTTCTGAAATCGTGTATGAAGAATCAGTCGTGCTGGAAAGATTTGAACGCGCAATCCAGTCAGAAAGTCATTGAAGAACTTTCTGACGCTTTCCAGTCGTGGTTCGACTTACGGCACAAGTCCAGTGAGGCGAATCCGCCCGGCTACCGCAAACACGGTGACACCCGACCGCGTTCCACGGTGACATTCAAAGAAGACGGATTCAAACACGACCCCGAGAACAACCGCGTCCGGCTCTCGAAAGGCTCGAACCTGAAAGAATACTGGTCGGACTTCCTGCTCTGCGAGTACCAGACGCGCCCTGACATTGACCTCTCTGAAGTCAACCGAGTGCAGAACGTTCGCGCCGTCTGGAACGGCGACGAGTGGGAACTGCACTTCGTCTGCAAAGTCGAACTCGAAACGAACGACTCCGCAGGCGACGAAGTGGCGGGGATTGACCTTGGCATCAAGAACATCGCCACGGTCGCGTTCCCGGACGAATACGTTCTCTACCCCGGTAACTCGCTCAAAGAAGACAAGCACTACTTCAAACGAGCCGAGTACGACACCGAAGGTGAGAACGGCCCCTCGGAGAAGTCGATGTGGGCGCGTCGGAAACTCGCTGACCGCGAAACACACTTCTACCACGTCCTCTCAGACACCATCATCACAGAGTGTGTCGAACGCGGTGTTGGTACACTCGCGGTGAGTTGGCCTGAAGAGGTGCGAGAGTCCGACTGGGGCAAAACTGGGAACAAGAAGTTACACTCGTGGGCGTTCGACCGCATCTACCAGTACCTCGCGTACAAAGGCGAGATTCACGGTGTCGAGGTGTTGAAGGAGAACGAGTGGAACACCTCAAAGACCTGCTCGAACTGTGGTGACGACACGAAGGAGAACCGTGTCGAGCGTGGGTTGTACGTCTGCTCGTCGTGCGGTTTGGTTGGGAACGCGGATTGCAACGGGGCGGAGAACATGCGGCAGAAGATAACTCCGAGTCCTCACGGTGAGGATAGGAGTAACGGCTGTGTGGCACAGCCATCGACATACTTGTTCGACCGCGAGAGCGGGACGTTTCACACGAGAGAACAAGCCGTGTCGTAG